A region of the Roseiflexus sp. RS-1 genome:
GCGGCGCGATGTCAATCGCCAGCCCTTCAGCGGCACGCCCGCACGGCGCGATGTCAATCGCCAGCCCCGCAGCAGACGGGGCGGCGTCCACGAAGGTGGACGCCCGGCGGCACGCCCGCGCGGCGCGATGTCAATCGCCAGCCCTTCAGCGACACGCCCGCACGGCGCGATTTTCAATCGCCAGCCCCGCAGCAGACGGGGCGGCGTCCACGAAGGTGGACGCCCGGCGGCACGCCCGCGCGGCGCGATTTCAATCGCCAGCCCTTCAGCAGAACGCCCGCGCGGCGCGATTTCCAATCGCCAGCCCTTCAGCGGCACGCCCACGCGGCGCGATTTCAATCGCCAGCCCTTCAGCGACACGCCCGCACGGCGCGATGTCAATCGCCAGCCCCGCAGCGCACAGGGAAGCGTCCACGAAGGTGGACGCCCGGCGGTACGCCCGCACGGCGCGATTTCCAATCGCCAGCCCTTCAGCGAAACGCCCGCGCGGCGCGATTTCCAATCGCCAGCCCCGCAGCAGACGGGGCGGCGTCCACGAAGGTGGACGCCCGGCGGCACGCCCGCGCGGCGCGATTTCAATCGCCAGCCCTTCAGCGGCACGCCCGCACGGCGCGATTTCAATCGCCAGCCCCTCTCCTCTCACACCCGCCAACCACCGCTTGCCACAGCGGACGGGGCAGCGTCCGCTGACGGAACCGCACAATTGAGCCGGGATTGGTCATATGCGCATCAGTCTTATACAAATGTGTCGGACGTGTGGCTATGATACCAGGCGCGCAATTCCGGCGGTCAACTGTTTTGCACTTCGCTGCAGAGACTCAAGGAAGAGGCGCCTTCTTCCAGCGATGCCGCTTGCAGACGGTAGAGTCGAGCATAAATTCCTTGTTGAGCCATCAGATCCTCATGTCGTCCATTCTCACGGATCTCACCATTTTCCAGTACAATAATACGATCCGCCATGCGAACTGTTGAGAAACGATGCGAAATAATAATACCGATCTGGTCTTTCGATAGACTACGCTTGAGATGATGGAAAAACGCAACCTCTGACGCAGGGCTAAGCGAAGCCGTTGGTTCATCCAGAATAACAACAGTTGCTGGACGTACCAATGCGCGCGCCACTGCAAGCATTTGCCATTGCCCCCCGGAGAGTTCGTGCCCCTCTTCAAAGAGTTTACCCACCAGAGTGTCATATCCTCGCGGTAAGTCCTGGATGAATGAATGTATTCCGGATCTTTCTGCAGCTTTTTTGATCTCTGCCAGTTCAGGATCGGATAAAGAAGGAATGTAACCATAGCCGATATTCTCGCGCACTGTGGCCTGATAATTGACGAAATCTTGAAATATAACGCTATATTGGCGTCTTAGTTGATCAAGATCGTATGATTTTATGTCAACACCGTTGAGCATAATCACGCCTTGTGTAGGATCGTAGAGCCGACAGAGGAGTTTGATGAGCGTGGTTTTGCCTGCACCATTTTCTCCGACAATCGCAACGATCTCTCCAGGTTGAATGATAAGATTGATATTGCGTAAGACGGGATCTTTAGCTTCTGGATACGTGAACCAAACATTGATCAAATCTAGACCACGTTCCAGTGGATGGACGATTGGTTGCGGCTCAGAAGGACTAACTATACCTGGAGAAAATGACATAAATCTTTCAAGATGGTTGAGGAACAAACCAGCCTGATAGAGGGCGGCAGTCGTACCAATAAGTGAGGAAAGGTATATCTGACTCTGAAAGAACGTGCTTGTGAGCATGGTCAAATCACCAACGCTCAAATCCCGGCGTAGAGCGGCAGTAATAAGATACAAATATACACCAGCAAAGATCAGCGCCCCAATTGTGCCGCTCAACAATCCA
Encoded here:
- a CDS encoding ABC transporter ATP-binding protein; the encoded protein is MQLVWRTNWRAVVALAVVILLESPILAFQLWIGKLIIDAIVAAIGGTPISLTLIFGLVAAEGGLKILSILFQQINLVVQKRLNDQLSEKINGDILDRVNQLDLRFFETAEYYDSLARAQQEALYRPTEILLYSVQMLQSLLTLVALIVILLQFNPIIFIALFIGAFVSIFGQSRLAAWEFSVLDHQIPETRKLAYLSSLLTTSGATKEIRIFGLGNLFRTEYLNLLRKHNEEKRNVAHHRARIGLLSGTIGALIFAGVYLYLITAALRRDLSVGDLTMLTSTFFQSQIYLSSLIGTTAALYQAGLFLNHLERFMSFSPGIVSPSEPQPIVHPLERGLDLINVWFTYPEAKDPVLRNINLIIQPGEIVAIVGENGAGKTTLIKLLCRLYDPTQGVIMLNGVDIKSYDLDQLRRQYSVIFQDFVNYQATVRENIGYGYIPSLSDPELAEIKKAAERSGIHSFIQDLPRGYDTLVGKLFEEGHELSGGQWQMLAVARALVRPATVVILDEPTASLSPASEVAFFHHLKRSLSKDQIGIIISHRFSTVRMADRIIVLENGEIRENGRHEDLMAQQGIYARLYRLQAASLEEGASSLSLCSEVQNS